From Domibacillus sp. DTU_2020_1001157_1_SI_ALB_TIR_016, a single genomic window includes:
- a CDS encoding GNAT family N-acetyltransferase — protein sequence MTYYQEYFAFQDKKPIKAIVRNYTKQDFNGLLDVQRAAFPPPFPPELWWNTEQLQNHVDLFPEGALCVEIEGEIAGSMTALIIQYEPGDTHSWEEVTDNGYIRNHNPDGNTLYVVDICVKPAFRKLGLAKKMVEAMYQTVVHLNLERLLGGGRMPSYHPYADTLTPEQYLQKVISGEIYDTVVTFLMRAGRVPVGVLRDYLDDEESKNCAALMEWKNPFRKG from the coding sequence ATAAAAGCCATCGTCCGTAATTATACGAAGCAGGACTTTAACGGACTGCTTGATGTGCAAAGAGCGGCTTTTCCGCCGCCATTCCCGCCGGAGCTATGGTGGAATACCGAGCAATTGCAAAATCATGTTGACCTGTTTCCAGAAGGAGCACTTTGTGTCGAGATTGAAGGAGAGATAGCCGGTTCGATGACCGCATTGATCATTCAATACGAGCCCGGCGATACACATTCGTGGGAAGAGGTAACGGACAATGGATATATCCGTAATCATAATCCAGACGGCAATACGCTGTATGTTGTCGATATTTGCGTCAAGCCTGCCTTTCGAAAGCTGGGCCTCGCGAAAAAAATGGTCGAGGCCATGTACCAAACTGTTGTTCACTTAAATCTTGAACGGCTCCTTGGCGGCGGACGGATGCCCAGCTATCATCCCTATGCAGATACGCTCACTCCGGAGCAGTATCTCCAAAAAGTCATCTCCGGAGAGATTTATGACACAGTCGTTACGTTTCTAATGCGTGCCGGCCGCGTGCCGGTCGGCGTTCTGCGCGATTACCTGGATGATGAGGAATCCAAAAACTGTGCAGCTCTCATGGAATGGAAAAATCCTTTCCGAAAGGGTTGA
- the trpE gene encoding anthranilate synthase component I has product MNLQTTLAYKLKEIEGDMITPISIYRLLSGSQKMLFESSAKHEESGRYSFIAVDPIAEFKADAAGYELSKKDGTKETGSGKFMDKLKSIMPVQEKQPYPFPFFGGAAGYIGYDTVFFEEKIGEPLTDELGMPDVHMMFYDTFVVYDHLMQRVTIAAVDLFGGRTEEEMETAIETIYNDIHTGQKPDSRQETQALMFSSGLERNTFCQMVERAKEHIIRGDIFQVVLSQRLSSPFEGDPFTLYRRLRTSNPSPYMFYIDFEGYTVLGTSPESLVKVSSRTVTTNPIAGTRPRGSSPEEDARLAEELLADEKEIAEHRMLVDLGRNDVGKISEIGSVTLDKYMKIERYKHVMHIVSEVSGELKEDYHPLDALTACLPAGTVSGAPKIRAMQIINDLEPVKRGVYSGAVGYLSATGSMDFALAIRTMVIKDGKAHVQAGAGIVYDSVPETEYEETMHKAKALLEVQK; this is encoded by the coding sequence ATGAATTTACAAACAACGCTAGCCTACAAACTAAAAGAAATAGAAGGGGACATGATTACACCGATCTCTATTTATCGTTTGCTTTCCGGCTCCCAAAAAATGCTGTTTGAATCATCAGCTAAACATGAAGAAAGCGGGCGCTACTCTTTTATTGCAGTAGATCCAATCGCCGAGTTCAAAGCGGATGCAGCCGGATACGAATTGAGCAAAAAAGATGGAACAAAAGAAACCGGGTCGGGCAAATTTATGGACAAGCTCAAGTCTATTATGCCTGTTCAGGAGAAGCAGCCGTATCCGTTCCCATTCTTCGGAGGAGCAGCCGGCTACATTGGCTATGATACGGTGTTCTTTGAAGAAAAAATTGGCGAGCCGCTAACAGATGAGCTCGGCATGCCGGATGTGCACATGATGTTTTACGATACGTTTGTCGTCTACGATCACCTGATGCAGCGTGTAACGATTGCTGCAGTTGACTTGTTCGGCGGCCGGACAGAAGAAGAAATGGAAACGGCGATCGAGACGATCTACAACGATATTCATACCGGCCAAAAGCCGGATAGCAGGCAAGAAACACAGGCACTTATGTTCAGCTCGGGCCTTGAGCGGAATACCTTCTGCCAAATGGTTGAGCGGGCGAAGGAGCATATCATTCGCGGAGACATTTTCCAAGTCGTTCTTTCTCAACGCTTATCTTCTCCGTTTGAAGGCGATCCGTTTACGCTTTACCGCCGCCTGCGGACGTCTAATCCGTCGCCGTATATGTTTTATATTGATTTTGAAGGCTATACCGTTCTTGGGACGTCACCGGAAAGCCTTGTAAAGGTAAGCAGCCGGACGGTTACAACCAATCCAATTGCCGGAACACGCCCGCGCGGCAGTTCACCGGAAGAAGATGCGCGCCTGGCAGAAGAGCTGCTCGCAGATGAAAAAGAAATCGCCGAGCACCGTATGCTTGTGGACCTCGGCCGTAACGATGTAGGAAAAATTTCTGAAATTGGTTCTGTTACACTCGATAAATATATGAAGATTGAAAGATATAAGCACGTCATGCATATCGTGTCTGAAGTATCGGGCGAATTAAAAGAAGACTATCATCCGCTTGATGCTTTAACCGCCTGCCTGCCTGCAGGAACTGTAAGTGGTGCACCAAAAATCCGCGCGATGCAGATTATTAACGATTTGGAGCCGGTAAAACGAGGCGTTTACTCGGGTGCAGTCGGCTATTTATCCGCAACTGGCAGCATGGACTTTGCCCTGGCGATCCGTACAATGGTTATTAAAGACGGCAAAGCGCACGTACAGGCTGGCGCAGGGATTGTATATGACTCGGTGCCGGAAACCGAATACGAAGAAACAATGCACAAAGCAAAAGCATTACTGGAGGTGCAAAAATGA